A stretch of the Porifericola rhodea genome encodes the following:
- a CDS encoding DUF5686 and carboxypeptidase-like regulatory domain-containing protein encodes MSVAQELVVSGKVTDAETGDAVPFANVVLKSTGKGTNTDFDGIFQLQLPAHSQQDTLQISYVGYISKSRAFTPAKSQTINIQLSPDVVSLQEVVFYAGENPAFEILRRLDKRRDINNRSKLDAYEYESYTKVEIDIDHLPEKERQSSFLRKVTDRLDSLQQVLGEDGKPIIPVFLSETVSQVYHKNNPDLRRENILKTKISGVGLQADSWLAQITGSTFQQYNFYQNWLNIVGKEFISPIASGARLYYEYDLSDSLYVGKDYCYRLDFFPKSEQDLAFRGTVWITKEEYALKQVDVQITEKANLNYIEQIRIQQTLTKDSSEAWLPEKTRVLIDSEEFGNTPGLLAKFYSSNRDFVVNREHDSRFYETNVSVLETAYETDESYWQQNRHEQLTSSELQLYDMIDTLNQIPVVKTYATILDTFISGYKPIGKIDIGPYLYTYANNTVEGHRGRLGFRTNSNFSKRWTLRAYGAYGTLDKQWKYGAGVDYILSRAPWATVSIDHSHDLSQIGIYAEELQNENYIFYASSFFGDLDRAYRFDRTSISLFRQLPLGLSTTATFRHEWFEPLFNFAYLENPSDALSVQDGRFTTSEIRLEAKFARDEQFVQQGNRRLSLGTLRWPVFKLKYTIGLEGVLSSDFAYRKLEGSISQRLKMGILGTSTYELEGGYIFDALPYPLLKIHLGNESSFYSTAAYSTMNRIEFISDHYAALHYKHSFQGFILNRVPLIKKLKWRLLATTNVLYGGIREENKKILAETDLAGNPIPTFGYLGDKPFVEVGYGVENIFRVVRVDAFHRLTYRNNSAASKFKVMLSFQFIL; translated from the coding sequence ATGTCGGTTGCGCAGGAGCTAGTTGTAAGTGGAAAAGTAACCGATGCTGAAACCGGTGATGCTGTACCTTTTGCTAATGTTGTGCTTAAAAGTACAGGAAAAGGTACCAATACCGATTTTGATGGTATTTTTCAGTTACAATTGCCCGCCCATTCGCAGCAAGATACTTTGCAGATAAGCTATGTGGGGTATATCTCTAAGTCACGGGCTTTTACCCCTGCCAAAAGTCAAACTATTAACATTCAGCTTTCGCCAGATGTAGTCTCTTTACAGGAGGTTGTCTTTTATGCAGGCGAAAACCCTGCCTTTGAAATTTTGCGCCGCTTAGATAAGCGCAGAGACATCAACAACAGAAGTAAGCTGGATGCCTATGAGTATGAGAGCTATACAAAAGTTGAAATTGATATAGATCATCTGCCGGAAAAAGAGAGGCAGAGTAGTTTTTTGCGTAAAGTTACAGATCGTTTGGATAGCCTTCAGCAGGTTTTAGGCGAAGATGGAAAACCCATTATTCCTGTGTTTTTGTCAGAAACGGTATCGCAGGTTTACCATAAAAACAATCCAGACCTCCGAAGAGAGAATATTCTAAAAACCAAGATTTCTGGCGTAGGCCTGCAGGCAGACAGTTGGTTGGCGCAAATTACTGGATCTACCTTTCAGCAGTATAATTTTTATCAAAACTGGCTCAATATAGTGGGTAAAGAATTTATTTCTCCAATTGCGAGTGGAGCGCGACTCTATTATGAGTACGACCTAAGCGATAGCCTTTATGTAGGCAAGGACTATTGTTATCGCCTTGATTTTTTTCCTAAAAGTGAGCAGGATCTGGCTTTTAGAGGTACAGTCTGGATTACGAAGGAAGAATACGCCTTAAAACAGGTAGACGTACAAATTACTGAAAAGGCTAACCTCAATTATATTGAGCAAATTCGTATTCAGCAGACGCTGACTAAAGATAGCTCAGAGGCCTGGCTTCCTGAGAAAACCAGAGTGCTGATAGACTCTGAAGAGTTTGGCAATACCCCAGGCCTGTTAGCAAAGTTTTATAGTTCTAATCGCGATTTTGTTGTTAACCGGGAGCATGACAGCCGATTTTACGAAACGAATGTAAGTGTACTGGAAACTGCTTATGAGACGGATGAAAGCTATTGGCAACAAAATCGTCACGAGCAACTGACAAGTAGTGAGCTGCAATTGTATGATATGATAGATACGCTCAACCAGATTCCGGTAGTAAAAACATATGCTACCATACTAGATACATTTATCAGTGGTTATAAACCTATCGGAAAGATTGATATTGGGCCTTATCTCTATACTTATGCAAACAATACTGTAGAAGGACACCGAGGTAGATTAGGTTTCAGAACAAATAGTAATTTCAGCAAAAGGTGGACTTTAAGAGCCTATGGGGCATACGGAACCTTAGATAAACAATGGAAATATGGAGCAGGGGTTGACTATATTTTAAGTCGTGCCCCTTGGGCTACAGTTAGTATAGACCACTCTCATGACCTAAGCCAGATTGGAATTTATGCCGAAGAGTTACAGAACGAAAACTATATCTTTTATGCGTCTTCATTTTTTGGCGATTTAGATCGTGCCTATAGATTTGACAGAACAAGTATTAGTCTCTTTCGTCAGCTACCCCTAGGCCTATCTACTACAGCTACTTTTCGTCATGAGTGGTTTGAGCCGCTCTTTAACTTTGCCTATCTGGAAAACCCTTCAGACGCACTTTCAGTACAGGATGGGCGTTTTACTACTTCTGAAATTAGGTTGGAAGCTAAGTTTGCACGTGATGAGCAGTTTGTGCAGCAGGGAAATCGCCGTTTGAGTTTAGGAACTTTGCGTTGGCCTGTATTTAAGCTTAAATATACCATAGGTCTGGAGGGTGTGCTGAGTAGCGACTTTGCTTACCGTAAGCTTGAAGGTAGCATCAGCCAACGGTTAAAGATGGGTATCCTTGGAACTTCTACTTACGAATTAGAAGGAGGGTACATATTTGATGCTTTACCCTATCCATTGCTTAAAATACATTTAGGCAATGAGTCGTCTTTTTACTCTACCGCAGCATACAGTACTATGAACAGGATAGAGTTTATCAGCGACCACTATGCGGCACTTCATTACAAGCATTCATTTCAGGGTTTTATACTGAACAGGGTTCCGCTCATCAAAAAGCTGAAATGGCGGCTACTGGCTACTACCAATGTGTTGTATGGAGGAATACGAGAAGAAAATAAAAAAATACTGGCAGAGACAGATCTAGCGGGTAACCCTATACCAACATTTGGATACCTGGGTGATAAGCCATTTGTAGAAGTGGGTTATGGTGTAGAAAATATTTTTAGAGTAGTAAGAGTAGATGCTTTCCATAGACTAACTTACAGAAATAACTCTGCTGCCAGTAAGTTTAAAGTGATGCTATCTTTCCAGTTCATTCTATAA
- a CDS encoding transglutaminase-like domain-containing protein, translated as MDDKELKALVSLLDDDDQEVLGHVEDKIISFGDVIIPFLEEQWENSFNPNVQKRIEDIIHTLQFESLKNRLKNWFNSEDQDLLEGMWIIATYQYPDLSLDQLKKQLEQIYYEAWLEFKTDVHPFDQVKILNSVLFSKLKFSANTKNFHAPANSMINMVLESKKGNPISLCVIYMLVARRLKLPIYGVNLPSLFILTYKSEEMQFYVNAFNRGLIFSKNDIDNYIAQLKLQPIDIFYEPCSNVDIIRRMFRNLIVSFEKLGDYDKAEEIKTLLSIIFSENDPGLSL; from the coding sequence ATGGACGATAAAGAGTTAAAAGCACTAGTTTCATTACTAGACGATGATGACCAGGAGGTATTAGGACATGTGGAGGATAAAATTATTTCTTTTGGAGATGTTATTATCCCTTTTTTAGAAGAGCAGTGGGAAAACAGCTTTAACCCTAACGTACAGAAGAGGATAGAAGACATTATCCATACCCTTCAGTTTGAATCTCTTAAGAACAGATTGAAAAACTGGTTTAATTCTGAAGATCAGGATTTACTGGAAGGGATGTGGATTATTGCAACCTACCAATACCCTGACTTATCGCTGGATCAACTTAAAAAACAGTTAGAACAAATCTACTATGAGGCCTGGCTGGAGTTTAAAACAGACGTCCACCCCTTTGACCAGGTCAAAATTTTAAATAGCGTACTCTTCAGTAAGCTGAAATTTAGCGCCAATACTAAAAACTTTCATGCTCCGGCAAATTCCATGATTAACATGGTGCTGGAGAGTAAAAAAGGAAACCCAATTAGCCTTTGTGTAATATATATGCTGGTGGCCCGGCGCCTTAAGTTGCCAATTTATGGAGTTAACTTACCCAGCCTCTTTATCTTAACCTATAAGTCAGAGGAAATGCAATTTTATGTAAATGCTTTCAATCGTGGGCTAATTTTTAGCAAAAACGATATTGACAATTATATTGCACAGCTAAAGCTTCAGCCAATAGATATCTTTTACGAGCCTTGTAGCAATGTTGATATTATAAGAAGAATGTTTCGTAACCTGATTGTGTCTTTTGAGAAGTTGGGAGATTATGACAAAGCAGAAGAGATAAAGACACTTTTATCAATTATTTTTTCAGAGAATGATCCAGGATTAAGTTTATAA
- a CDS encoding MlaD family protein: MKVSKEVKVAILAIIAGAILYFGIRFLKGTEILSTNNTYYVVYEEIDGLTASNSVLINGLPVGYVDKIDLLQSRNNKLLVTLKLDEEVIVGRNAAAVLTTSDLLGGKAIILETGDINQPLAEGDTLVSKKEVGIAELVQAKTLPIVDQLDSTITKLNFILSAFVRDTGSVTNALENVESITVEAESLVAENRRNLGNIITNLSTLSETLADEQQGVAPLMAKLNNLADSLNQIQLQSTVQKLDQTMANLQSITQKMQQEDGTMGKLINDDSLYVNLNQTVADLDSLLVDLKANPKRYVRFSIFGGKD; the protein is encoded by the coding sequence GTGAAAGTTTCCAAAGAAGTTAAAGTAGCTATCCTAGCCATAATAGCAGGAGCCATACTCTATTTTGGTATCAGATTTTTAAAAGGAACCGAAATACTCTCAACCAACAACACATACTACGTGGTATACGAAGAAATAGATGGTCTTACTGCCTCAAATTCAGTATTGATCAACGGTTTACCGGTAGGTTATGTGGATAAAATAGATCTGCTACAAAGTCGTAATAATAAGTTATTGGTAACCCTTAAGCTGGACGAAGAAGTGATTGTAGGCAGAAATGCTGCCGCTGTACTCACTACCAGTGACCTACTGGGGGGCAAAGCCATTATTCTAGAGACCGGAGATATAAACCAACCATTGGCAGAGGGCGATACTTTAGTGTCTAAAAAGGAGGTAGGTATTGCTGAACTGGTACAGGCCAAAACGCTTCCCATTGTAGATCAGCTTGACTCCACTATTACTAAATTAAATTTTATTCTTTCTGCCTTTGTTCGCGATACGGGGAGTGTAACTAATGCGCTGGAGAACGTAGAAAGCATTACTGTAGAGGCAGAATCTCTCGTGGCAGAAAATCGTAGAAACCTCGGTAATATTATTACCAACCTAAGTACACTCTCAGAAACATTGGCTGATGAGCAGCAAGGGGTGGCTCCTCTCATGGCAAAACTTAATAATCTGGCGGATTCGCTCAACCAGATTCAGTTACAATCTACTGTGCAAAAGCTAGATCAGACTATGGCTAACCTACAGTCTATAACTCAAAAAATGCAGCAGGAGGATGGTACTATGGGTAAACTTATTAATGATGACTCTTTGTATGTCAATCTTAATCAAACTGTTGCTGATCTGGATAGCTTATTAGTAGATTTGAAGGCTAATCCAAAACGCTACGTGAGATTTTCTATCTTTGGCGGTAAAGATTAA
- a CDS encoding N-acetylmuramoyl-L-alanine amidase family protein, translating to MKNIILISSFSLLLLAATFNTAGVKQYRVKKVVIDPGHGGKDPGTHGLISNEKDVVLNIATHLGRIIKENMDDVEVIFTRTDDSFPSLEDRAVLANKNDADIFISIHANALPPGNESVHGTESYVMGAHTREGNLEVAKRENSVILMEENYEERYEGFDPLSPESHILFSLYQGAYLNNSLRLADKIERQFKERVGRRSRGVKQAGFWVLWRTSMPSVLVEVGYLTNPKEEKYLNDRLGQVYIASGIYRAIRDYKQEIESL from the coding sequence GTGAAAAATATTATCTTAATCAGTAGTTTTTCGCTCCTGTTGCTAGCTGCCACTTTCAATACGGCAGGCGTCAAACAATATAGAGTAAAGAAAGTAGTCATAGACCCTGGGCATGGAGGTAAAGATCCTGGCACTCATGGGCTTATTTCTAACGAAAAAGATGTAGTACTTAATATTGCGACACATCTTGGCCGCATTATTAAGGAAAACATGGATGACGTAGAAGTAATCTTTACTCGTACCGATGACAGCTTTCCATCTCTAGAAGATCGTGCGGTTTTGGCAAACAAAAATGATGCTGATATCTTTATTTCTATTCATGCTAATGCGCTACCACCAGGCAATGAGTCGGTGCACGGTACAGAAAGTTACGTTATGGGTGCGCATACTCGCGAAGGTAACCTGGAAGTGGCGAAGCGCGAAAACTCAGTGATACTGATGGAGGAAAACTACGAAGAGCGCTATGAAGGTTTTGATCCACTTTCTCCTGAGTCTCATATACTTTTTTCATTGTACCAGGGGGCATATCTAAACAATAGCCTACGGTTAGCAGATAAAATAGAGAGACAATTTAAAGAGCGCGTAGGTCGTCGAAGCCGAGGGGTTAAACAGGCCGGGTTTTGGGTGCTTTGGCGTACGTCAATGCCCAGTGTGCTGGTAGAGGTAGGTTACCTCACCAACCCCAAAGAAGAAAAGTATCTTAATGATCGGCTGGGGCAGGTATATATTGCTTCAGGGATTTATCGTGCTATTAGAGATTATAAGCAAGAAATAGAATCCCTTTAA
- a CDS encoding putative LPS assembly protein LptD, producing the protein MADLFAQEGERPFQNDTTGVLSPSLSDTLASDTIPLDTLPTSDTTTVAVDSSQAQGDIKTTIDYSAQDSIYFDVVNRKIYLYGDAKIDYGEVKLEAAYVELDWVNNMLTAKGMPDSTGKVVGQPLFTEGAEEYQTETIRYNFKTRKAYIKGVLTRPQEAEGYVYGESVKKNENDEVFINKGWYTPCDCEPGETPDLYIKSRKMKVVPGELVVSGPFNLVITDIPTPLGLPFGIFPMPRRENSGIIIPTYGEERRRGFFLKNGGYYFDINDYVNLTLLGDIYSRGSYGFSIISDYRKRYAYNGGLNFQYNRQLLDPDGAEKEEANDFRLTFRHTPQSRGNSRFSASVNIATSSYIQNNPTTNVESNLRTTLSSTVSYSTSFRNTPFNMAMSFRHNQNLLTEVFNVILPEVSLNMNRVYPFKNIVTSRSNWLAKVNVGYRMSARNQFTNERVSTPSGLSTDIIANRDPLADSVLAINGDNLSAILDRTQTGVEHSIPISTSFNVFNYFTVSPSFNYEELWYLKELDYDDESIPGKVIVNERNGFSRASSWNTSLGVNTRFYGLFNIGGEKIQAIRHTVIPSVSLSYRPDFSEESYGYYQRVRLDDEVLIDPNTGYDRNEKLISIYDGFIYGAPSPGKSGSVGFSLNNNLEMKVRNDKDTTENAKATRKIPIFESLSLSTSYNLMADSFKLAPLNISGRTRLFDNKVNINASMSMDPYSYVKDNFEPFDTVGTQGTSSFKVYENFTRVDRYAWVPSDENDGFKLGTITRASLALSTNFQPKKKKGKDADTKTENADVTEEELAYINQNRSDYVDFDIPWSIRLRYNLSYTNDPRRRQIAGEEDKVRQSVMFSGDVSVAPKWKVQFSSGYDFVNEEITQTSIDVFRDLGCFDFQFNWVPFGRFTSYHVQVNVKSAMLSDLKLQRRRAWQDF; encoded by the coding sequence TTGGCTGATCTCTTTGCTCAGGAAGGCGAAAGACCCTTTCAGAACGATACGACTGGGGTGTTATCTCCTTCCTTATCAGATACTTTGGCTTCAGATACTATCCCCTTAGATACACTGCCAACTAGCGATACAACCACTGTGGCTGTTGATAGTTCCCAGGCGCAGGGAGATATTAAAACAACCATAGACTATAGTGCCCAGGACTCTATCTACTTTGACGTAGTTAACAGGAAAATTTACCTGTATGGTGATGCCAAAATAGATTATGGTGAAGTAAAACTAGAGGCAGCCTATGTAGAGTTAGATTGGGTCAACAACATGCTTACCGCCAAAGGTATGCCAGACTCGACCGGAAAAGTGGTAGGGCAGCCTCTTTTTACAGAAGGGGCGGAAGAGTACCAAACAGAAACGATTAGGTACAATTTTAAGACTCGTAAGGCCTATATAAAAGGAGTGCTTACCCGCCCTCAGGAGGCAGAAGGTTATGTATACGGAGAGAGTGTAAAGAAAAACGAAAACGACGAGGTATTTATAAATAAGGGTTGGTACACACCATGTGACTGTGAACCAGGCGAAACACCGGATCTTTATATTAAATCCAGAAAGATGAAGGTAGTTCCGGGAGAGTTGGTAGTATCTGGCCCCTTTAACCTGGTGATTACCGATATTCCGACTCCTTTAGGGTTGCCCTTTGGTATTTTTCCCATGCCTCGTCGCGAGAATTCAGGTATTATCATTCCTACCTATGGGGAAGAGAGGCGCAGAGGATTTTTTCTGAAGAATGGGGGCTACTATTTTGATATCAACGATTATGTAAATCTGACCCTTCTGGGTGATATCTATTCCAGAGGAAGTTATGGCTTTTCTATTATTTCTGATTATCGTAAGCGCTACGCCTATAATGGAGGGCTCAATTTTCAGTATAACCGCCAACTTTTAGACCCTGATGGGGCTGAGAAAGAAGAAGCCAACGATTTTCGTCTTACCTTCAGGCATACTCCACAATCAAGGGGTAATAGCCGGTTCTCTGCTTCAGTCAATATTGCTACCAGCTCTTATATTCAGAACAACCCTACGACAAATGTAGAGAGCAACCTACGGACCACCTTAAGCTCTACGGTTTCCTATTCTACATCATTCCGCAATACACCTTTTAATATGGCAATGAGCTTCCGTCATAATCAGAATTTATTGACTGAGGTGTTCAACGTAATTTTGCCGGAAGTATCCTTAAACATGAACAGGGTATACCCTTTTAAAAATATTGTAACTTCCAGAAGTAACTGGCTTGCTAAAGTGAATGTGGGGTACCGTATGTCGGCCAGAAACCAGTTTACTAACGAACGGGTAAGTACCCCCAGTGGTTTGTCTACAGATATTATCGCCAACCGGGATCCGCTGGCAGATAGTGTGCTTGCTATTAACGGAGATAATTTGTCTGCGATTCTGGATCGTACGCAAACGGGTGTGGAGCACTCTATACCTATTTCTACCTCTTTTAATGTTTTTAACTACTTTACTGTTTCTCCCTCTTTTAACTATGAGGAGCTTTGGTATCTGAAAGAGCTAGATTATGATGATGAAAGCATTCCTGGTAAAGTGATTGTGAACGAAAGAAATGGCTTTTCGCGAGCTTCTTCCTGGAATACAAGCCTTGGGGTAAATACCCGGTTTTACGGTTTATTTAATATCGGTGGTGAGAAAATACAGGCCATACGACATACCGTGATTCCTTCGGTCAGTTTAAGTTATCGTCCTGACTTTTCTGAAGAAAGCTATGGCTACTATCAAAGAGTAAGGCTGGACGATGAGGTACTAATAGACCCCAATACTGGCTATGACCGTAACGAAAAGCTTATATCTATTTACGATGGCTTTATTTATGGCGCTCCTTCCCCTGGCAAGAGTGGTTCGGTAGGTTTCTCTCTGAACAATAACCTGGAGATGAAAGTAAGGAATGACAAAGACACGACCGAGAATGCAAAAGCTACTCGTAAAATACCAATTTTTGAGAGTTTGTCATTAAGTACAAGCTATAACCTAATGGCAGACTCGTTTAAGCTGGCTCCCTTAAATATATCGGGTCGTACTCGCTTGTTTGATAACAAGGTTAACATCAATGCATCCATGTCAATGGATCCCTACTCTTATGTAAAAGATAATTTTGAACCTTTTGATACCGTGGGCACACAAGGTACTTCAAGCTTTAAGGTTTATGAGAACTTTACCAGGGTAGATCGGTACGCCTGGGTACCTTCTGACGAAAACGACGGGTTTAAACTTGGTACTATTACACGAGCCAGCTTGGCACTGAGTACTAATTTTCAACCCAAGAAAAAGAAAGGGAAAGACGCAGACACAAAAACAGAGAATGCGGATGTCACAGAAGAAGAATTGGCCTATATCAATCAGAACAGAAGCGACTATGTGGATTTTGATATTCCCTGGAGCATACGACTGCGCTATAATCTAAGTTATACCAATGACCCAAGGCGTAGGCAGATTGCTGGCGAAGAAGATAAAGTAAGGCAGTCAGTTATGTTCTCTGGGGATGTTAGCGTAGCCCCCAAATGGAAGGTGCAGTTTAGCTCAGGCTATGATTTTGTCAATGAAGAGATTACCCAAACCAGTATAGACGTATTCCGTGATCTGGGCTGCTTTGATTTCCAGTTTAACTGGGTGCCTTTTGGTAGGTTTACATCTTATCACGTGCAGGTCAATGTTAAATCAGCAATGCTAAGTGACCTGAAACTTCAGAGGAGAAGAGCCTGGCAGGATTTCTAG
- a CDS encoding NADH-quinone oxidoreductase subunit J family protein, with protein sequence MSPTHIIFYIFAGFAILSAAMILFTRNVLYAAFLLIISFLGVAAVYIFSGADFLAITQVMVYVGGILVLMIFGVMLTNKISGQAVLTQGQHQFWGAIIGLSLFGLLSFAILQVNFQSLAWIKEAQSTKGLVESSTVKQLGVLLMTDYVLAFELAGILLLLALIGAAFIAKRQLD encoded by the coding sequence ATGAGCCCCACCCATATTATTTTCTATATTTTCGCTGGTTTTGCAATACTAAGTGCGGCTATGATCCTTTTTACCCGTAATGTATTGTATGCTGCTTTTTTGCTAATCATCAGTTTTTTAGGGGTAGCAGCCGTATACATTTTTTCAGGCGCAGACTTTCTGGCTATTACCCAGGTGATGGTATATGTGGGCGGGATACTGGTGCTTATGATTTTTGGTGTTATGCTTACCAATAAAATTTCTGGTCAGGCAGTGTTAACCCAAGGGCAGCATCAGTTTTGGGGAGCTATTATAGGTTTGTCGCTATTTGGTCTGTTAAGTTTTGCTATACTTCAGGTAAATTTTCAGTCTTTGGCATGGATAAAGGAGGCCCAGTCTACCAAGGGACTGGTAGAAAGCTCTACTGTTAAACAGCTCGGCGTTCTTCTGATGACAGACTATGTGCTGGCTTTTGAGCTAGCTGGTATTCTACTACTGCTCGCTCTAATTGGAGCGGCATTTATAGCCAAACGGCAGCTGGACTAG
- a CDS encoding 4Fe-4S dicluster domain-containing protein gives MQGQGANNTYWGNIKEGISSMLGGLKLSFRHLLDAKNHRQPIGIENEKYFEQNTGIVTLQYPSEKIPVPDNGRYKLHNEIEDCIVCDKCAKICPVNCIEIEAVRSVEEIGKTSDGSSKRLYPAKFDIDMGKCCFCGLCTTVCPTECLTMTKDYDFSEFDVDDHNFSFSNMTPLEILEKKKELDEFMKKKEKAKAEAAAKKDASGTASSAKPSMKPKVGGVKPKPAYKPKAGMMKPKIKPKTSGGDPQEMAKKLMDDKKKKEQQNKADGTNPED, from the coding sequence ATGCAAGGACAAGGTGCTAACAATACATATTGGGGTAATATTAAAGAAGGCATAAGCTCTATGCTAGGTGGCTTAAAACTCTCTTTCCGTCATTTGCTGGACGCCAAAAACCATCGCCAACCGATAGGTATTGAAAACGAAAAATATTTTGAGCAGAATACCGGGATTGTTACGCTACAGTACCCCAGCGAAAAAATTCCTGTACCAGACAATGGTCGCTACAAGCTACACAATGAAATTGAAGACTGCATTGTGTGTGACAAATGTGCCAAAATTTGCCCCGTTAACTGTATTGAAATTGAGGCTGTACGCTCTGTAGAAGAAATAGGAAAAACCTCAGATGGCTCCTCTAAACGCCTATACCCTGCCAAGTTTGATATTGATATGGGCAAATGCTGCTTTTGTGGCTTATGCACAACTGTATGCCCAACGGAGTGTCTCACCATGACCAAAGACTATGACTTTAGCGAGTTTGATGTAGATGATCATAACTTCTCATTTTCTAACATGACTCCACTGGAGATTTTAGAAAAGAAAAAGGAGTTGGATGAGTTTATGAAGAAGAAAGAAAAAGCTAAGGCTGAAGCTGCTGCCAAAAAAGACGCCAGTGGCACAGCATCTTCTGCCAAACCCAGCATGAAGCCAAAAGTAGGAGGAGTTAAGCCTAAACCTGCTTACAAACCTAAAGCGGGAATGATGAAGCCAAAAATTAAGCCTAAAACCTCTGGGGGTGATCCTCAGGAAATGGCTAAAAAACTTATGGATGACAAAAAGAAAAAAGAACAGCAAAACAAAGCTGACGGCACTAACCCCGAGGATTAA